The following proteins come from a genomic window of Bradyrhizobium paxllaeri:
- a CDS encoding GIY-YIG nuclease family protein: MTSARKAAIAAYKERKTFAGIFLIRCKATAETWVGQTPNLEKIQNRIWFSLRQGSHPCRGLQTAWTAHGADSFTFEECERLEEDETPYVRDGLLKERALHWRTQFGAEAV, encoded by the coding sequence GTGACATCAGCCAGAAAGGCCGCCATCGCCGCCTACAAGGAGCGGAAGACCTTCGCCGGGATATTCCTGATCCGCTGCAAGGCGACCGCCGAGACATGGGTCGGCCAGACGCCCAATCTCGAAAAAATCCAGAACCGGATCTGGTTTTCGCTGCGCCAGGGCAGCCACCCCTGCCGCGGCCTGCAGACGGCATGGACCGCGCATGGGGCGGACAGCTTCACGTTCGAGGAGTGCGAGCGGCTGGAAGAGGATGAGACGCCCTATGTCCGCGACGGGCTTTTGAAGGAGCGCGCGCTGCATTGGCGCACCCAATTCGGCGCAGAGGCGGTTTGA
- a CDS encoding M48 family metallopeptidase translates to MAAYGLYTHIASNKFRSMLLLAGLFLLIYVLVFAGALVAEVVLNSGASLNYYLTRASRDLIAAFPYATILAAVWIVIAYFFHQNMIDAVTGGESVTRQQQPRLYNLLENLCISRGIPMPKLKVMESPALNAFASGLNRRQYSITVTSGLLKALNDQEIEAVLGHELTHIRNGDVQLMVVAVIIAGVVGFFGELFFRMFTNLSWNSSGSGWSSSRSSSSSSDRDSKGGGGAIMAIIIAVVLILLAWLLSQVVKLALSRSRELLADAGSVELTKNPDAMITALRKIENRGELEGATSAVMELCVDNPREGFADLFATHPSVDARVKALVQFAGGRDPGPLALPSGTADEADEIKESASEQPPPPVPRGPWSDAGEPAGVPGARSGPSEGPWGPHR, encoded by the coding sequence ATGGCCGCGTATGGTCTCTACACGCATATCGCATCGAACAAGTTTCGTTCGATGCTGCTGCTCGCCGGCCTGTTCCTGCTGATCTATGTGCTGGTGTTTGCCGGCGCGCTGGTTGCGGAGGTGGTGCTCAACAGCGGCGCGTCGCTGAACTATTATCTGACACGCGCCTCGCGCGACCTGATCGCGGCCTTTCCCTACGCCACGATCCTCGCTGCCGTGTGGATCGTGATCGCCTATTTCTTCCACCAGAACATGATCGACGCCGTGACCGGCGGCGAGAGCGTGACGCGGCAGCAACAGCCGCGGCTCTATAATCTGCTGGAAAATCTCTGCATCTCGCGCGGCATCCCGATGCCGAAGCTGAAGGTGATGGAGAGCCCGGCGCTGAACGCCTTCGCCAGCGGCCTCAACCGGCGGCAATATTCCATCACGGTGACGTCGGGGCTCCTCAAGGCGCTCAACGACCAGGAGATCGAGGCCGTGCTCGGCCACGAGCTCACCCACATTCGCAACGGCGACGTGCAGTTGATGGTGGTCGCGGTGATCATCGCCGGCGTGGTGGGCTTTTTCGGCGAATTGTTCTTTCGCATGTTCACCAACCTGTCGTGGAACTCGAGCGGCAGCGGCTGGTCGTCGTCACGTTCATCGTCCTCCTCGTCCGACCGCGACAGCAAGGGCGGCGGCGGCGCTATCATGGCGATCATTATCGCTGTCGTGCTGATCCTGCTGGCGTGGCTGTTGTCGCAGGTCGTCAAGCTCGCGCTGTCGCGCTCGCGCGAACTCCTGGCCGATGCCGGCTCGGTCGAGCTGACCAAGAATCCGGACGCCATGATCACGGCGCTGCGCAAGATCGAGAACCGCGGCGAGCTCGAAGGCGCGACCTCCGCCGTCATGGAGCTATGCGTCGACAATCCGCGCGAAGGTTTTGCCGACCTGTTCGCGACCCATCCCTCGGTCGATGCCCGCGTCAAGGCGCTGGTGCAGTTTGCCGGCGGCCGTGATCCCGGCCCGCTGGCCCTGCCGTCCGGAACGGCGGACGAAGCCGATGAGATCAAAGAATCAGCCAGCGAGCAGCCCCCGCCGCCGGTTCCCCGTGGCCCCTGGAGCGACGCTGGCGAGCCTGCCGGCGTTCCGGGCGCCCGTTCCGGCCCTTCGGAGGGCCCCTGGGGCCCGCACCGGTAG
- a CDS encoding LemA family protein, with protein sequence MSTGWIVLGVIVIIVLFAFGAYNRLVALSQRVSQAFADIDVQLKQRHDLIPNLVETVKGYAQHERGTLDDVIKARNSAMSAQGPAQVSAAENQLSGALGRLIALSEAYPDLKANANFQQLAGELSDLENKIAASRRFFNNAVQEYNTGIQQLPAALFAGMFGFTRKEFFDLGASRAEVETVPSVKF encoded by the coding sequence ATGTCGACCGGCTGGATCGTTCTCGGCGTCATCGTCATCATCGTGCTGTTTGCGTTCGGCGCGTATAACCGCCTGGTCGCGCTCAGCCAGCGCGTCAGCCAGGCCTTTGCCGACATCGACGTGCAGCTCAAGCAGCGCCACGACCTGATCCCCAACCTGGTCGAAACCGTAAAGGGCTACGCCCAGCATGAGCGCGGCACGCTCGACGACGTCATCAAGGCGCGCAATTCGGCGATGTCGGCGCAGGGGCCAGCGCAGGTGTCGGCTGCGGAAAACCAGCTCAGCGGCGCGCTCGGCCGCCTGATCGCGCTGTCGGAGGCCTATCCGGACCTCAAGGCCAACGCCAATTTCCAGCAGCTCGCCGGCGAACTGTCAGACCTCGAAAACAAGATCGCGGCGAGCCGCCGCTTCTTCAACAACGCGGTCCAGGAATACAACACCGGCATCCAGCAGCTTCCCGCCGCGCTGTTCGCCGGCATGTTCGGCTTCACCCGCAAGGAATTCTTCGACCTCGGCGCCAGCCGCGCCGAAGTCGAGACGGTGCCGAGCGTGAAGTTCTGA